CCCTAAAAGAGGGGCAGCAATTATGAACAATAAAGTTCGTATTTCTGCCGTAGATCTCTACTTAGACTCAAATATGATGTCTCTTTATCCAGGGGATGAAATAGATACAGAGTTCTTATATTACAGCCTAATCAGAGAGGAACTACATAGGATTGCAGATACATCAACAATCCCTCAAATCAATAACAAGCACATCACGCCATATACTGTGATGCTGCCTTCACTTGCCGAACAAAAGAAAATCGCCCAAATCCTGTCTACCTGGGACCAGGCGATCACCACCACGGAGCAACTGCTGGCCAACAGCCGCCAGCAGAAAAAAGCCCTGATGCAGCAACTGCTGACCGGCAAGCAGCGCCTGCTGGATAAGGATGGGGAGAGGTTTAGTGGGGAGTGGAAAAAAGTAAAGCTTGGATCTGTTGCCAACATGAACAGCGGTGGAACACCAAAATCTACTATCGGAGAGTATTACGGCGGTGATATTCCTTGGGTTTCTATTTCAGATATGACCAAGCAAGGAAAATGGATTGCCTCCACTGAAAAATATCTTACAACTCATGGGTTAGAGAACTCAACAGCTCGAATCTATCCGAAAAACAGTGTTCTTTATGCGATGTATGCATCAATCGGAGAATGCAGCATAGCTCAGGTACCTTTGAGTTCATCACAAGCAATTTTAGGTATAAGACCTAAAGCTGAACTTGATTTTGAATTTTTGTATTTTTTCTTGACGTCTTTGAAGGAGAGAATAAAGCTCCAAGGACAGCAAGGTACACAGTCAAATTTAAATGCGAGAATGGTTAAAGACTTTTTGTTGTACTTGCCATGCATAGAAGAACAACAAAAAATCGCCGCTGTGCTTTCCACCGCCGACCGGGAAATTGACATCCTGCAACAAAAGCTGGATGCCCTCAGACAGGAGAAAAAGGCGCTGATGCAGCAGTTGCTCACCGGTAAGCGCAGAGTCATTACCGAACAGCCGGAGGCCTGATGGAGCACCATGACTTCAACCCCGGCCACCTGCTGGCCGAATTGCGGGAGCTGGATGAACACCCTCGCATCGAAGCCAAGCAGGCCAGGGAAATTGGCAGCTCAATCATGCAGACAGTGTGCGCCTTTGCCAACGAGCCCGGGCTGGGCGGTGGCTATTTGCTGCTGGGCGTAAGGGAGCCGGACGAGCAGCACGAGGAATTCTGGCTGGAAGGCGTGCAAAACCCCGATACGCTGCTGAATACCCTGCAGACCAATTGTCGTGACCAGTTTGAAACACCGGTGCCGGTCAGAGGCAAAACCGTCATCCTTGAAGGCAAGCGCCTGCTGGTGGTTTTTGTGCCCGAACTGGAGCCCGCCGCCAAACCCTGCGTATTCAAGGGGAAGTTCGACAGCAAAAACAAACGCAAAACCGGCGTCTGGCGGCGTGGGCTAAATGGTGATTATGAGTGTGGGCAACATGATCTGGAGCCGCTGATTCTGGCCAAACTGGGCAGCGGATTTGAGCGTGTGGTGCCAGACGATGCCGAATGGGATGACCTGGATCCAGAGGCCATCGCGCTTTACCGCAAACTGCGGGCTCAGGTGCGCCCCCACGCCGAAGAGCTGCAGGCCGACGATCAGGAGATGCTGCGAGCGCTGAACCTGGTTAAACGCGTTCAGAATCGCTGGGTGCCCAATATTGCAGGCCTGTTGCTGCTGGGCAAACCTCTGGCATTGCGGCGATTACTGCCTTCGGTCCGGGTCGACTATGTACGCATTCAGGGTACTCAGTGGGTGGAAGATCCCGACCAGCGATTTACCACGACACTGGATTTCCGTGAGCCACTATTGCGCCTGATCCCCAGACTGGAAGCCGCCATTCTGGATGACATGCCCCGCCACTTCCGGCTGAATGAGGGCGAAACCCAACGTTCAGATCAACCCTGGGTTCCCGGAAAGGTGATCCGTGAGGCAGTGGTGAATGCGGTGATGCATCGCGACTATCAGGTGAACCAGCCTGTGCTGGTGGTGCGCTACAGCAATCGTCTGGAAATCCGTAACGCCGGTTATTCTCTCAAGCCGGAAATGCACCTGGGTGATATGGGCTCAGTGCTGCGTAACCCTGTTGTGGCGGGCGTTTTGTACGATGTGAACTTTGCGGAAACAAAGGGCTCGGGGATCCGCACCATGCGCCGCCTGCTGGAGCAGGCCGGGCTGTCTCCTCCGGTGTTTTCCAGCCAGATCCTGGAAAATCAGTTTACCGCCATCTACCTGCTGCATCAGTTACTGGGTGAGCAACAACTGGCATGGCTTCAACAGTTTAAACACCTTGCCCTGAGTGATGATGAGGCCAAGGCTCTGATCCTCGCCCATGAAACCGGTGCGGTTGATAATGGAGCACTGCGAGCCGTAACCGGCCTCGACACCCTGTCTGCCAGTCAGGTGCTGAGCAAACTGCATCATCAACGAAAATGTTTGGTCAAAGGCGGAGCCGGGCCCGCCACTTACTATCAACTGGCAGAATGGCAGACATTGCCATTATTCGCATCAGCTGAGCCTGTCACCACAGAAAAAACGGAGAATACGAGTGACCCCGTCACAAATACGAGTGACCTCGATGCAAATGCGAGTGACCTCGATGCAAATACGAGTGACCTCCCCGCTTTGCTTCAGTCACGTATTGCAGCACTTACACCCAAAGCCCGTAAAGACAAGCTATGGCCGGTGATCCTGTGGCTTTGTGCCATTCGGCCCTGTAAAGCTGACGAACTGGCAAGCTTGCTAAACCGCCAGATCACACACCTGAAGAACGCTCATCTGAGCCCAATGCGTGAACAACAGGGTTTACTGGAATACCTGCACCCGGAAGTTATTAACCATCCGGAGCAAGCCTACCGCACCACCGTCGCTGGCCGACGCTGGTTGCAACAACAGGGGATCACCCTTTGATAAACAAAACAGCTTTCAAACACCGGGAATTACGGTGAGCATAGCGATGCTGAGGGGCTGATTGGTTAACAGCGCCACCGACCAATAAACATCAAACAAAAATAACGTTAGAGCCAAGGGATACATCTGAATGTTGAACTCTGAGCAAATCCATGCAGAGCTGAACAAGCTGGGCTGTGCTTTGGAGCCCGGTAAAAATAATCCTTCCTATGCCTATGAACATTTCTTGGGCAATGGAAAATATCTTTATGTGAAACGTAAAGCCAACGGCTCGGTAGACAAGGCGCCACTGGTATTGCATCCGGATTGCCTGGCACTCAGGCCAATTATTGACCGTATCGACGGCCTTTCGGTTACCTGGCAAAAAGTCAAAAGTACCAGCTATCGCCGCTATCCCAAAGATAACGGCGCATCACAATATGGTTATGACGCTAACGTAAGCACAGGCCAGGCTCTGTCTCAACTCGTTGCCCTGCTGACTGACTCTGCCCCCGTACGGCAGACAAACACCGCCAGCACATACCAGACCGCTTCCAAACAAAAGGACTTACCCATGCACCCTCTGAACCAGATCCTCTTCGGCCCGCCCGGCACCGGCAAAACCTACGCCACCACCGAAATGGCGGTTCGCATTGCTGAAGCGGAATGGTTTCAGAACATCAGCGAAACCCATGATGGTGACGCGCTGCGCGAAGCGGTTAAAGGTAAATATGACGAGCTGGTGAAGGCAAAGCGGGTTGTTTTTACCACGTTTCATCAAAGCTTTGCCTATGAAGACTTTATCGAGGGCATCCGTGCCGAGACCGATGAGCAAAACAACGGCCTGCGCTACGAGGTCACCGATGGTATCTTTAAGCAGCTGTGCAACGATGCGGCAGTAAAGGTACAGGTTGCATCTACCGAGTCGGTATCACTGGAAGGAAAACGCATCTGGAAAATGTCGCTCGGCAATACTCTGGGTGGCGAGGAATACATCTATGAAGAGTGCGTCAAGCAGGGCTATGCCCTGCTGGGATACGGTGACGATATCGACTTCAGTGACTGTCACAGCCGCGAAGCCGTCAAGGCAAAACTGGAAGACATTTATCAGTCCCCGGTAGCCAACAACAACTATACGCTGACCTCGGTGCATGTCTTCAAAAATCAGATGCAGCAGGGCGATCTGATTGTGGTATCCGATGGCAACCACAAGTTCCGCGCCATTGGGCAAATTACCGGGGACTATGAGTTTCTGGAAACCGATGAACGGGTCGGTTACCAGCAACTGCGGCGAGTAAACTGGTTGCGGCAATATCAGCCCAGCCTTTCCATAGAGCATCTGTTCCTGAAAGCCCTGTCACAAATGACACTTTATGAGCTCAAGCCCACCACCATTGATCATGCCAGGCTGGAGCAACTGCTGGCACCAACAGGTGGTCAGGAGAGCGAGCACAAGCCTCATGTGCTTATCATCGATGAAATCAACCGGGGCAATATTTCCCGTATTTTTGGTGAGCTGATCACCCTGCTGGAGCCGGACAAGCGCAAAGGCGGAGCCGATGCCCGCTCGGTGATCCTGCCTTACTCCAAAGAGCCTTTTACCGTTCCCGATAATCTTTATGTGATTGGCACCATGAACACCGCCGACAAATCACTGGCCCAGCTTGATCTGGCGCTGCGCCGTCGTTTCAGCTTTGTGGAGATGATGCCCAAACCTGAGCTGCTGAGTGATTTTACCGTTCATGGTGTGAGCCTGAAAGAGATGCTGACCGTCATTAACCAGCGGATTGAAGCACTGCTGGATGCAGAGCACCTGATCGGCCACAGCTACTTTATGCCGCTGCTTAATATGCCAGAGACCGAGCGGGAGCAGGCCCTGGCGGATATGTTCAGGAATCGCATCCTGCCCCTGCTGCAGGAATATTTCTTTGATGACTATCAGCGAATTGGCTGGGTGCTGAACGATCCGGCCAAACAACCGGACCACCGCTTTATCGTCACCGATGAGGCACTAAGAGACCATCTTCCCAAGCTCGATAAACTGTTTCCGGCCGAGGTTGCAGAGCAACTACTGGACCGTCGCTACCGCATCAATGAAAAAGCCTTTGCCAGCGCCGAGGCCTACCAGGGCATCGTAAAATGACGCTGGTCGTGCGCGAATACGCCACTCTGAGCTGTGAAGGGAATGGCGCCGGCATGGATGCCGGTGTGGTCTCGCCAGCCACCTTTGACTGGCTGCTTTCGCTGCAACAGGGCTGGAAAGGCCGCGCCGAGCTACTTAAGGTGGAAGGCAAAAAACGACTGCGGTTGTGCAACCATGTGGGCTACCTGCAAAGCCCTGGTGGAGAGGCCATTGAGATCTTGCCCAAAACTGAACATGAGCAGCCCGCTGAGCCAGACCGGTTACGGCGTTTGCTGCAGCGCATGTTGCGCTCGGCGCTGGGGGTAAAGCACCGTGAAGCCGGCAATGCAGAGCTGCTGCGCTCCAGTGCTCCCCTGCATGAGTGGATAATCGGTCAGTTTTTACATGAAGTCGCCGAGCTGGTGCGCCGGGGCCTGCGCTTTGATTACCACAATGTGGAAGAGCAGTGCCGGTTTGTGCGGGGCCGGCTGGATATGAACAGGCAGCTCCGCCAGACGCCAGACAAGGCCACTCAGTTTCATGTGCGCCATGCCGAGTTCAGCCCGGAACGGATTGAAAACCGGCTGATAAAAACCGCGCTGAAAGTGGCGTTCACACTGACCCGCAGCAGTGACAACTGGCGGCTGGCCAACAGCCTGCGCCATCAGTTGCACGATATTGCTGCCCTGCACCGGCCCATGCAATATTTTAACCGCTGGGATCACGGCAAGATGATGAAGGGCTACGAGGCAGTCAAACCCTGGTGCCGGTTAATTCTGGAGCAGCTAAACCCGGATTTTCAGAAAGGGGAGCACAGGGGCATTGCCCTGCTGTTTCCGATGGAGCAGTTGTTTGAGTGCTACCTTGCCAGTTGTCTGCGTCGCCAGTTGCAACCCGGTGCCCGCCTCACGGCTCAGGCCAGCCGCCGGCACTTGCTGAAGCATGCCACCCACCCTGCCAGCGAGCCACAGGGCTGGTTTACGCTGAAACCGGATTTTCTGGTGGAGCATCATCAGGCCTCTTTTGTGCTGGACGCCAAGTGGAAACTGCTTAACCAGCACCAGGCCACCAGCGAGCACAAATACGGCATCAGGCAGGCGGATCTCTACCAGATGTTTGCCTATGGCCATACCTACCTGAGCGGCGAAGGCCACCTGATGCTGATTTACCCGAAACACAGGGATTTTAACCAGCCATTGCCGGCATTTCATTTTGACGAGCGTTTATCGCTATGGTGTGTGCCGCTGGATTTGGATAACGGCGAGCTGGTGCCGGGAGACTGGCAGAGTGCCTTTGAATGTTTTAGCCAACCGATAACAACAAGCCCCTAACCCGGGGCCACAAGAGCAAGGGATAACAATAATATGCATCAGGCTCCCAAGTTTCAGGAAGAATACAGCGCTAAGCTGCCAGCCATGGCGCTGCTCGCCAATCTGGGCTGGTCGTTTATTAACCCGGAGCAGGCGCTGGCAGCCCGGGCCGGCAAGGCCGATGAGGTGGTGTTACGCAGTCTGCTGCGGGCGGAACTGGCCAAGCGCACTTATACCCAGGCGGGAACAGAACGGGCGCTGTCGGCCAAGGCCATCGACAATCTGGTGGCAGAGGTGTGCAGCCCGGCCCTGAACGAAGGCCTGCACACTGCCAATGAAAGGCTCTATAACCATCTGCTGTACGGCATTGCCGTCACCGAATTTGTGGATGGTAAAAAGGTCAGTCCCACCATACCGCTGATTGACTGGCACAATCCGGCCAACAACAGCTTTGTATTTACCGAAGAGTTCACCGTTACCCGTGCCGGTGGTGTAGAGAGCCGACGCCCCGATTTGGTGTGCTTTGTGAACGGCATTCCGCTGGTAGTGATTGAGGCCAAACGGCCCGATGGTCATGGCAATAAGGGCCCTACCGTGGAGGAAGGCATTTCCCAAAGCCTGCGCAATCAGCGGCCCGATGAAATTCCCCTGTTATTTGCCTACAGCCAGCTGTTGCTGTCGATTAACGGCAACGAAGGTCGTTATGGCACCTGCGGCACACCGAAAAAGTTCTGGGCCGCCTGGCGGGAAGAAGACATTACCGATGCAGACATGCAGGCTTTAAAGAACCGCCCCCTGTCTGCCACTCAGCTGCAAGCGCTGTTCAGCCATCGGCCTGCCAAGGATCTGGACTGGTATCAGAGTCTGATTGCCGGTGGCGAGCTGGCCATTACCGGGCAGGATAAATTACTGATCAGCCTGCTGAGCCCGAATCGCCTGCTGGAGATGATCCGTTACTTCATTCTGTTTGATAAAAAGGCCGGCAAAATTGTGGCTCGTTATCAGCAGGTGTTTGGCATCAAGCGGCTGATTGACCGTATTCAGACCCAGCGGGCCGATGGTGGCCGGGAAGGCGGTGTGGTCTGGCACACCACCGGCTCCGGCAAGTCGTTCACCATGGTGTTTTTAAGCCGGGCGCTGATTTTGCACGAGGCGCTGAAGCAATGCCGGCTGCTGGTGGTCACCGACAGGGTGGATCTGGAAAGCCAGCTGAGCAGAACCTTTATGATGAGCGGTGAGCTGGAAGGCAAAAAGGACAAGGTCGCTGCCATGGCGACCTCTGGAAAGCGCCTGGCCGAGCAGATTGGTCGAGGCACTGAGCGCATCATGTTTTCCCTGATCCAGAAGTTCAACAGTGCCACCAAGCGCCCGGAATGCCATAACGACAGCCCCAATATCATTGTGTTGATTGACGAAGGCCACCGCAGCCAGGGCGGGGAAAATCACATAAAAATGCGTCAGGCCCTGCCCAAGGCAGCCTTTGTGGCCTTTACCGGCACCCCGCTGCTGCAGGATGACAAGACCACCAACAAGTTCGGCCCCATTGTGCATGCCTACACCATGCAACGGGCGGTGGAAGACGAGACGGTAACACCGCTGCTCTATGAAGAGCGTATTCCCGACCTGGATGTGAACGAGCGGGCCATCGACAGCTGGTTTGATCGCATTACCGAAGGCCTGAGCGATCAGCAAAAGGCCGATCTCAAGCGCAAGTTCGGTAAAAAAGGCCAGGTATTCGGTGCCGATGACCGCATTCGGCTGATAGCGCTGGATATTGCCAATCACTTCGTCAAAAACATCGATGAAGGCCTGAAAGGCCAGCTGGCCTGTGACAGCAAGGCCTCGGCCATCAAGTATAAAAAGTATCTGGATGAAGCCGGGCTGTTTGAGTCAGCGGTGGTGATGAGCCCGCCCGACACCCGGGAAGGCAACACTGCCGTGGATGAGTCGGCCATGCCGGAAGTGGCCCAGTGGTGGAAGGACAACGTGGGCAGCCAGGACGAACAGGCCTACACCAAGGATGTGGTGGAGCGGTTCGACAAGGACGACAAGCTCAAGTTGCTGATTGTGGTAGACAAGCTGCTCACCGGTTTTGACGAGCCCAAAAATACCGTGCTCTATATCGACAAATCGCTGAAGCAGCACAACCTGATCCAGGCCATTGCCCGGGTTAACCGGCTGCACCCTAAAAAGAAGTTCGGCCTGCTTATCGACTATCGCGGCATTCTGGCTGAGCTGGACACCACCATTGCCAAATATCAGGATCTGGCGTCTCGCACTCAGGGCGGTTACGACATTAACGACATTGATGGTTTGTATCAGTCCATGAGCACGGAATACAAGCGACTGCCACAGCTCTATAAACAGCTGTGGGCCATTTTTGATGGCGTGAACAACAAAAATGATATTGAGCAGCTGCGCCGGGTGCTGGTGCCCAACATGCAGGAGCGAGACGGGGAACTGGTGGATGTGCACCTCAAGGTGCGTGAAGACTTCTATGCCGCACTCTCGGCCTTTGCCAGTTGCCTGAAGATTGCGCTGCAATCGGCCACCTTCTTTGAAGATAAAAGTTTCACTGAAGACGACCGCCGCCTCTACAAGGAAACCGTCAAACAGTTCAGCAGTCTGCGCCAACTGGTGCAGCAGGACGCGGGTGAACGCATCGACTTTGACGAATACGCCGAGCAGGTAAAAAAGCTGCTCGACAAGCATGTGGTGGGCGTGGACGTTAAAGAGCCTGATGGCGTCTATGAAGTGGGCAAAATGGGCAAGCAACAGCAGCCCCAGGACTGGACCGAAGAGAAAACCCGTAACGAGACCGACATCATCAAAACCCGGGTCACTCGCATGATTGAGCAAGAGCTGAGGGATGATCCTTATGCTCAGGAAGCGTTTTCCTGGCTGCTGCGTCAGGCCATTGAAGAAGCGGAAAAGCTCTTTGATCACCCGCTGAAGCAATACCTGCTGTTCCAGGAGTTTGAGCAGCAGGTACAGACGCGCCGGTTGGATGAGCTGCCCGATGCCTTTGCGGGTAATCGTCATGCCCAGGCTTATTTTGGGGTGTTCAAGAAGACGCTGCCTGCTGTCTTTGCCATGACGGACGATCAGGTGCAGAACAAGTGGGTCAAACTGGCCTTTGAGCTGGATGACATCGTTACCGCTGCCGTGGCTGAGCACTCCATCAATCCGCAAAACATTGAGGCGGAGATCCGCAAGCAGCTGTTGCCGCGTCTGTTTAAAGAGTGCAAGGCGGTGGGCGGCGGCATGGATCAGGCCCGCAATATGGTGGAAATGGTGGTGCAGATCACCCGGGTGGGGCTGAGCTGAGTATGAATGTGCCTATTCATGAGCCGGGCCGCACCCTTGGCTTCTGGTACGGTGACGAACGCATTACCTTTGAGCGGGTAAAGCGGCGGCAAGGCAGTGACAAGGTGTTGATTAAGGTGCATCCGGATTGCCGGGTGGTGGTCTCGGCACCGGAAGGCTCTCATGATGACGCCGTGACGGCGGCGGTAAAGCAACGAGCCCGGTGGATTCATGAGCAACTGAGGGATTTTCGCCAGCAGCAGGAGCACATCACGCCGCGCCGTTATATCAGTGGTGAAAGCCATTACTATCTGGGCAAGCAGCACCTGTTGAAGGTGGTGGTTGACCCTGATCAGCCTCAGGGAGTAAAGCTGCTGAGGGGCCGGCTGGAAGTCTCGGTGCGTGCTGCGGAAGCCGACAAGGTGAAGGCACTGCTGAATGCCTGGTACAAGACCCGGGCCAGGGAAGTGTTTAACCGCCGCCTCGATGCCCTCTTGCCCCAGACTCTGTGGGTAACCGAGCGCCCGCCCCTGCGTATTCTCACCATGCAGACCCAGTGGGGTAGCTGCTCGCCACAGGGCCGCATTACCCTTAACCCGCACCTGGTCAAGGCCCCGCGTGAGTGCATTGATTACGTGATTTTGCATGAGCTTTGCCATTTGGCTGAGCATAACCACAGCGAACGCTTCTACCGGCTGATGGGACAGGTTATGCCCAGGTGGGAAAAGGTGAAGTCAAAACTTGATGATATGGTTTACAGGTATTTTTAGTGGAAAATATTGAAGACTTCATTCCTTATGAATTTGAAGATGACCTTATACCTTACGATGAAAGCTTGCATAGTTTTATTTTACGTCACCAACTACTGTTTCACCCTGAAATGAAACCTGTTGGTGTTATCACTCCGAGTGGTGGCTGGAGAAAGTCTGTGTTTGTGCCCCCAAAGGCTCAGCACATATTCCATGCATTCCCAGATCATGAATTATTGGAGGTAATTGATGATGGCACTGTAGTGACTGGTGTCCTCAATCAACTCTATGATTCTCCCATTCGCTATGTTAACCGTGTGAAAGAAGTTTTTTTTCATGAGGGGTCTGACATAAAGAAGGATAGTGAGTTAATTAGAGTTTCTTTTTGCGAGCATTGTATTGAAGAAAGTATTTCTAAATTCGGTTATGGCTATTTTAAGACGGCTTGGACTTACAAGAATAATTGTATAAAGCATGGGGTAAATCTCAGGCAATTACCTCTAGATGGTTTTTCTAAAAACTTCAAGAGAATAAAAAGTATATTGAAAGGTAATATATCAAAATCTTTCTTTGGTAAGATGCCTGTGTATTCAACATCCCCTAGTAGGAATATAATAAATCTAGATCTAAAAGGTGTTAATACTTTTTATCCTATAAAGGTTGCAGGTTGCTCAATAGATTTGTTTCTTGAGTGGGCAACCAGAGAAGACAATGAACTTTCAGAGCAGATAAAAGAACATATAGGGATCTCTAATATTATAAATGATAGAGTTTTAATAGCTCACCATGGCAGAGGTGAAAGGGCGGCCTTAGAAAGGATGACTTTGATGTATGAGTTTTTTCAAGGATCAAAACCCGAGTTGGTGAGGTCATTTGTTGAAGATTACAATGAAATACTAAGGATCAACATTGGACCGAGAAAGCAAGGTGTGTTGGTAGAGCTGGTTGCCAAGAAAAAAGGATTAAAGTGTAATGAATGTAAGTTTTCTCACTGTTACATGAAGGCAGTTGATAGTTATGATTTAATTGATAACAAAAAGGTAGATCTTCCTTTTATAATGAGGAATTCATATACTGCTGCACGTATTGGATTTCAAGGTCTTATATTTCAATCGACGGGTGATAATTTATGGAGCCCCCTTAAACTATGCTCTGAGTTCAAGGGGGGCAACACTTATATGGCTGTAGAAGTTGAACCTCCAATGAATAAGATGATGATGTATAAATAGTATGGGTTTTCATTCGTTGAGCCCTAATGGTTTTTTTCAAGCAGTTTATTTATTGCTTTTATGTGACCTAGTAGACGGTTTTTTTCGTCTGTTGACTTTATGTATTCCGATTCTATTCTCTTTTTCATCTGAGGGAGAGTTTTAATTAGGCCTTTGTAGCACTCTAACTCTCCTATTGAGAAGGCGATCTTTGAAGTAAGATCATCTAATATAGATTTTAAATATTTCTCTTCTTCACTCTTGTTGTGTACACCATCTTTAATTTTTATATTTCTACTATCTGTGGTGGAAGTGTTAAATATAGGGCTACTAATCAAAACTAAGTTTGTCGTTTCAGGGAAATTGAGTAGATGATAGACCTGGTTTCGATTCAGCCTTACAGTATCATATTTTACCCAACCAATCCTAAGCATGCGACGAACTTGAGAATAAATATACTTACGTATTTGCACTAAGCTAAAAGGACATCCATCTAGTCTTGCCGCATATTCATTCCGTAGCTCCCGAATGGTGAATTCTCTAAGGTGCTGCTGCTGAAGGATATCGTACAAAGTGCGATCAAAATTAAAGTGGTTGGGTTTCATTAAGAGCCCCCTAATCCTGGATAATTGAAAAATTTTGCGGATTATAATCCGTGGCTTCGGGGTCTGCAAACACTGGATATTGCCGCCTTATGTAAAAGGAGGCGGTATGCAGGAACTGGCGAGAGCGCTGGGGACAAAGATCCGTGAGCAGAGAAAGGCCAAGGGGTTGTCACAGGACCGCTTTGCTCTGATGTGTGGTGTAGACAGGAGCTATATGGGGCGCATTGAACGGGGGGAGGTTAACATTACAGTAGAAAAACTGT
The Oceanimonas pelagia genome window above contains:
- a CDS encoding M48 family metallopeptidase, whose protein sequence is MNVPIHEPGRTLGFWYGDERITFERVKRRQGSDKVLIKVHPDCRVVVSAPEGSHDDAVTAAVKQRARWIHEQLRDFRQQQEHITPRRYISGESHYYLGKQHLLKVVVDPDQPQGVKLLRGRLEVSVRAAEADKVKALLNAWYKTRAREVFNRRLDALLPQTLWVTERPPLRILTMQTQWGSCSPQGRITLNPHLVKAPRECIDYVILHELCHLAEHNHSERFYRLMGQVMPRWEKVKSKLDDMVYRYF
- a CDS encoding helix-turn-helix domain-containing protein yields the protein MQELARALGTKIREQRKAKGLSQDRFALMCGVDRSYMGRIERGEVNITVEKLYQLAQTLECDPASLLPKLAESQ